A portion of the Nitratidesulfovibrio termitidis HI1 genome contains these proteins:
- a CDS encoding HU family DNA-binding protein, protein MTKAELVEKIRAKAGLASKVQAEGALDATIAVLADALAAGESVTFTGFGSFKVTERAARKGRNPRTGEEITIPSGKVVKFTPGKLLKDSVK, encoded by the coding sequence ATGACCAAAGCTGAACTGGTTGAAAAGATCCGCGCCAAGGCCGGTCTTGCCTCCAAGGTCCAGGCCGAAGGCGCCCTTGACGCCACCATCGCCGTGCTCGCCGACGCCCTGGCCGCTGGCGAATCCGTGACCTTCACCGGCTTCGGCAGCTTCAAGGTGACCGAACGCGCCGCGCGCAAGGGCCGCAACCCCCGCACCGGCGAAGAAATCACCATTCCTTCCGGCAAGGTGGTGAAGTTCACCCCCGGCAAGCTGCTGAAGGATTCCGTGAAGTAG
- a CDS encoding helix-hairpin-helix domain-containing protein: MVKDTRETTRTKATGKAVGRPDGKFGTRPAPRPAHPLAGLRSVGPATRRDLDLLGVRTLDDLAAADPQELYDRLCAVTGQRHDPCVLDVFACAVAQARDPHLPAARRDWFAWTPHRKAGALHATLPPRPGDTTK, translated from the coding sequence ATGGTAAAGGACACCCGCGAAACCACCAGAACGAAGGCTACGGGCAAGGCCGTTGGCAGACCCGACGGCAAGTTCGGCACCCGGCCCGCACCACGCCCGGCGCATCCCCTGGCAGGGTTGCGTTCCGTGGGCCCGGCCACCCGGCGCGACCTGGATCTGCTGGGGGTGCGCACCCTGGACGATCTGGCGGCGGCAGACCCGCAGGAGTTGTACGACCGGCTGTGCGCCGTCACCGGACAACGCCACGACCCGTGCGTGCTCGACGTGTTCGCCTGCGCCGTGGCCCAGGCGCGCGACCCGCATCTGCCCGCCGCCCGGCGCGACTGGTTCGCCTGGACGCCGCACCGCAAGGCGGGCGCACTGCACGCGACCCTGCCCCCCCGCCCCGGCGACACCACGAAATAG
- a CDS encoding AraC family transcriptional regulator — translation MEVRIERLPELRVAGIRVLGPYAESGPQAWKLLTPWIARRQVTVASTMFLGLCHDDPEITPPERIRYDAMVTVPEDFEPDDYVIVRVIRSREYAVAVHKGPYATLPWSWSALYWEWLPASGRTPLGAPRMEAYLNDPGATPEDELLTRLYLPLAPL, via the coding sequence ATGGAAGTGCGCATCGAACGCCTGCCGGAACTTCGCGTGGCTGGCATCCGCGTGCTGGGGCCCTATGCCGAATCGGGGCCGCAGGCGTGGAAGCTGCTCACGCCGTGGATCGCACGGCGGCAGGTGACCGTCGCCTCCACCATGTTCCTGGGCCTGTGCCACGACGACCCGGAAATCACCCCGCCGGAGCGCATCCGTTACGACGCCATGGTCACCGTGCCCGAAGACTTCGAGCCGGACGACTACGTCATCGTGCGGGTCATCCGTTCGCGGGAATACGCCGTGGCCGTGCACAAGGGGCCCTATGCCACCCTGCCGTGGTCGTGGTCGGCGCTGTACTGGGAATGGCTGCCCGCCAGCGGGCGCACCCCCCTGGGCGCACCACGCATGGAGGCCTATCTCAACGACCCCGGCGCCACGCCGGAAGACGAACTGCTGACCCGCCTCTACCTGCCACTGGCTCCGCTGTAA
- the murI gene encoding glutamate racemase, giving the protein MQVDGPACGTAATGYDYDNAGGSAPGTSCSNTSSAALSAPDAAHLPIGMFDSGVGGLTVLKALRTRMPCEDILYLGDTARLPYGTKSAETITRYAVQAASRLVQRRIKLLVVACNTATSVALDALRAANPGLPVVGVVQPGAQAACRATRRGNIAVIATESTIRGRAYHKAIHSLRPDAQIIGQPCPLFVPLAEEGWVDGKIVEDIAARYLDPIFRPASGSDTPETPDCLVLGCTHFPLLARAIRNVIGPEPVIVDSAATTALAVQAELQAAGLVRPLRTGPGGNECGEARFLTTDDVPRFARTGGLFLGTAIAPDEVELIDL; this is encoded by the coding sequence ATGCAAGTAGACGGCCCCGCGTGCGGCACCGCCGCCACGGGCTACGACTATGACAACGCGGGGGGATCAGCCCCCGGCACTTCCTGCTCCAACACATCCAGCGCCGCCCTATCCGCCCCCGACGCCGCGCACCTGCCCATCGGCATGTTCGATTCGGGCGTGGGCGGCCTTACGGTGCTGAAGGCCCTGCGCACCCGCATGCCCTGCGAGGACATATTGTATCTGGGCGACACCGCCCGCCTGCCCTACGGCACCAAGAGCGCGGAAACCATCACCCGCTACGCCGTGCAGGCCGCGTCCAGACTGGTGCAGCGGCGCATCAAGCTGCTGGTGGTGGCCTGCAACACGGCCACGTCCGTTGCGCTGGACGCCCTGCGCGCCGCCAACCCCGGCCTGCCGGTGGTGGGCGTGGTGCAGCCGGGCGCGCAGGCGGCCTGCCGGGCCACGCGCCGGGGCAACATTGCCGTCATCGCCACGGAGTCCACCATCCGTGGCCGCGCCTATCACAAGGCCATCCACAGCCTGCGGCCCGACGCGCAGATCATCGGGCAGCCCTGCCCGCTGTTCGTGCCGCTGGCCGAAGAAGGCTGGGTGGACGGCAAGATCGTGGAAGACATCGCCGCCCGCTACCTGGACCCCATCTTTCGCCCCGCGTCCGGCAGCGACACGCCGGAAACGCCCGACTGCCTGGTGCTGGGCTGCACCCACTTTCCGCTGCTGGCGCGGGCCATCCGCAACGTCATCGGGCCGGAACCGGTCATCGTCGATTCCGCCGCCACCACCGCCCTTGCCGTGCAGGCGGAATTGCAGGCCGCCGGGCTGGTGCGCCCCCTGCGCACGGGGCCGGGCGGCAACGAATGCGGCGAGGCGCGCTTTCTGACCACCGACGACGTGCCCCGCTTCGCCCGCACCGGCGGGCTGTTCCTCGGCACGGCCATTGCGCCGGACGAGGTGGAACTCATCGACCTGTAG
- a CDS encoding sulfite exporter TauE/SafE family protein encodes MYFPVAGIHAEPWLPPLVAFVVSFFMSMGGVSGAFLLLPFQMSFLGYVNPSVSATNQFYNVVAIPSGVYRYIREGRMVWPLTWVVIIGTLPGVLIGAFVRVTYLPNARDFKLFAACVLAYIALRMVRDLTKKKAGNGKATAEEKFRALVRTHREKAAAEGKNPDDLPAVCMNECCLSRISYSFYGETYSFRTVGIFSLSFIVGIVGGVYGIGGGAIIAPFFVSFFGLPVYTVAGAALMGTFVTSVAGVSFYMAIAPLYPHMSVAPDWTLGLLLGIGGMAGMYLGARCQKHVPANLIKWMLCVILLFTAGKYVVEFFR; translated from the coding sequence ATGTACTTCCCCGTCGCAGGCATACACGCGGAACCGTGGCTACCGCCGCTGGTGGCCTTCGTGGTGTCGTTCTTCATGTCCATGGGGGGCGTGTCCGGCGCGTTCCTGTTGCTGCCCTTCCAGATGTCCTTTCTGGGCTACGTGAACCCGTCCGTCAGCGCCACCAACCAGTTCTACAACGTGGTGGCCATTCCCAGCGGGGTGTATCGCTACATCCGCGAAGGGCGCATGGTCTGGCCGCTGACGTGGGTGGTGATCATCGGCACGTTGCCGGGGGTGCTGATAGGGGCCTTCGTGCGGGTGACGTACCTGCCCAACGCGCGCGACTTCAAGCTGTTTGCCGCGTGCGTGCTGGCCTACATCGCCCTGCGCATGGTGCGCGACCTGACAAAGAAGAAGGCGGGCAACGGCAAGGCCACGGCGGAGGAAAAGTTCCGCGCGCTGGTGCGCACCCACCGCGAAAAGGCGGCGGCGGAAGGCAAGAACCCCGACGACCTGCCAGCCGTGTGCATGAACGAGTGCTGCCTGTCGCGCATCTCGTACAGCTTCTACGGCGAAACCTACAGCTTTCGCACCGTGGGCATCTTCAGCCTGAGCTTCATCGTGGGGATCGTGGGCGGGGTGTACGGTATTGGCGGCGGGGCCATCATTGCGCCGTTCTTCGTCTCGTTCTTCGGGCTGCCGGTGTACACCGTGGCGGGCGCGGCCCTGATGGGCACCTTCGTCACCTCGGTGGCGGGCGTGTCCTTCTACATGGCCATCGCGCCGCTGTACCCGCACATGTCCGTGGCCCCGGACTGGACACTGGGCCTCTTGCTGGGCATTGGCGGCATGGCGGGCATGTACCTGGGCGCGCGCTGCCAGAAGCACGTGCCCGCAAACCTGATCAAGTGGATGCTGTGCGTCATCCTGCTGTTCACGGCGGGGAAGTACGTGGTGGAGTTTTTCAGGTAG
- a CDS encoding rubredoxin produces MQKYKCPCGYVYDPAEGDPEHGVGPDTPFADLPEDWVCPWCDAEKEYFEPVQ; encoded by the coding sequence ATGCAGAAGTACAAGTGCCCCTGCGGCTATGTGTACGACCCCGCCGAAGGCGACCCCGAACACGGCGTGGGCCCCGATACGCCCTTTGCCGATCTGCCCGAGGACTGGGTGTGCCCGTGGTGCGACGCGGAGAAGGAATACTTCGAGCCCGTGCAGTAG
- a CDS encoding pyridoxal-phosphate-dependent aminotransferase family protein, with protein sequence MAHKPYAPIPMVPGPVTLHPAVLAAMTRDYGSGQIEPDYLKLYAETGRNLAQLMGTQHDMVLMTGEGMLALWAALKSCLVPGDKVLSVGTGVFGDGIGDMAASIGCEVLKVSLPYDETIDDLTGIEDAIRSFRPRMLTAVHCETPSGTLNPLADLGALKQACGVPLFYVDAVASVGGAPVQADAWHADLVLGGSQKCLSAPPSMSFLSVSPTAWEVIESVGYQGYDAIAPFRTVQQDGRCPYTPYWHGTAALNAGALAILNEKGGMQACFDRHREVAERCRAGLAKLGVELWTAQGAVNSPTVTAALVPEGFAWPEWRQGLRERGLIVSGSFGPMAGKVFRLGHMGTQATEALVDAALDVIESVMQD encoded by the coding sequence ATGGCGCACAAGCCATACGCCCCCATCCCCATGGTGCCCGGCCCGGTCACCCTGCACCCCGCCGTGCTCGCGGCCATGACCCGCGACTACGGCTCCGGCCAGATCGAACCGGACTACCTGAAACTGTATGCGGAAACGGGCCGCAACCTTGCACAGCTCATGGGCACGCAGCATGACATGGTGCTGATGACCGGCGAGGGCATGCTGGCCCTGTGGGCCGCGCTGAAAAGCTGCCTCGTGCCCGGCGACAAGGTGCTGTCCGTGGGCACCGGCGTGTTCGGCGACGGCATAGGCGACATGGCCGCGTCCATCGGTTGCGAAGTGCTGAAGGTCTCGCTGCCGTACGACGAAACCATCGACGACCTGACCGGCATCGAAGACGCCATCCGCAGCTTCAGGCCCAGGATGCTCACCGCCGTGCACTGCGAAACGCCGTCCGGCACGCTGAACCCGCTGGCCGACCTTGGCGCGCTGAAGCAGGCTTGCGGCGTGCCGCTGTTCTACGTGGACGCGGTGGCCAGCGTGGGCGGCGCGCCCGTGCAGGCCGACGCCTGGCACGCGGACCTGGTGCTGGGCGGCTCGCAGAAGTGCCTTTCCGCCCCGCCGTCCATGAGCTTTCTGTCCGTCAGCCCGACGGCGTGGGAGGTCATCGAATCCGTGGGCTACCAGGGCTACGACGCCATCGCTCCCTTCCGCACCGTGCAGCAGGATGGCCGCTGTCCGTACACTCCGTACTGGCACGGCACCGCCGCGCTCAACGCAGGCGCGCTGGCCATCCTGAACGAAAAGGGCGGCATGCAGGCGTGCTTTGACCGGCATCGGGAAGTTGCCGAACGCTGCCGCGCGGGCCTCGCCAAGCTGGGCGTGGAACTGTGGACGGCACAGGGCGCGGTGAACTCGCCCACGGTGACGGCGGCGTTGGTCCCGGAAGGCTTCGCGTGGCCGGAATGGCGACAGGGCCTGCGCGAGCGCGGGCTGATCGTGTCCGGCAGCTTCGGCCCCATGGCGGGCAAGGTGTTCCGCCTTGGGCACATGGGCACGCAGGCCACCGAAGCACTGGTGGACGCGGCGCTGGATGTGATTGAAAGCGTGATGCAGGACTAG
- a CDS encoding pyridoxamine kinase yields MRNAVPRVAAIHDLSGFGRTSLTVAIPVLSAMGAQVCPMPTAVLSTHTAGFTGYSFLDLTDQMRLFLDHWQALNLKFDAVYSGFLGSPAQVDIVARCIDMCRVEGGLAVVDPVLGDNGQLEPTMDMEMVQRMRWLVRKADIITPNFTEAALLLDEPYRESISTADLMVWLRRLTAMGPRVAVITSVPVAGHAGVSSVAAYHSTHDRFWKVDCQYIPAHYPGTGDTFASVLTGSLLQGDSLPIAMDRAVHFVTLGIRATFGHNSPSREGILLERVLDTLRAPVTVSSYELLEDEDRCK; encoded by the coding sequence ATGCGCAATGCCGTGCCGCGCGTGGCGGCCATTCACGACCTTTCCGGCTTCGGCCGCACCTCGCTCACTGTGGCCATACCCGTGCTGTCTGCCATGGGCGCACAGGTGTGCCCCATGCCTACCGCCGTGCTGTCCACCCATACGGCGGGCTTCACCGGCTACAGCTTTCTGGACCTTACCGACCAGATGCGCCTGTTCCTGGACCACTGGCAGGCCCTGAACCTGAAGTTCGACGCAGTGTACAGCGGCTTTCTGGGTTCCCCGGCGCAGGTGGACATCGTGGCCCGGTGCATCGACATGTGCCGGGTAGAGGGCGGCCTTGCCGTGGTGGACCCTGTTCTGGGCGACAACGGCCAGCTGGAACCCACCATGGACATGGAGATGGTGCAGCGCATGCGCTGGCTGGTGCGCAAGGCGGACATCATCACCCCCAATTTTACGGAAGCTGCCCTGCTGCTGGACGAACCCTACCGCGAATCCATCTCCACGGCGGACCTCATGGTCTGGCTGCGCCGCCTGACGGCCATGGGGCCTCGCGTGGCGGTGATCACCAGCGTGCCGGTGGCCGGGCATGCGGGCGTCAGTTCGGTTGCAGCCTACCACAGCACCCACGACAGGTTCTGGAAGGTGGACTGCCAGTACATACCCGCCCACTACCCCGGCACGGGCGACACCTTTGCCAGCGTGCTTACCGGCAGCCTGTTGCAGGGCGACAGCCTGCCCATTGCCATGGACCGCGCCGTGCACTTCGTCACGCTGGGCATCCGCGCCACCTTCGGGCACAATTCGCCCAGCCGCGAGGGCATCCTGCTGGAACGTGTGCTGGACACCCTGCGCGCCCCGGTAACCGTGAGCAGCTACGAACTTCTGGAGGACGAGGACCGATGCAAGTAG
- a CDS encoding NYN domain-containing protein, with protein MPPHPEPASKRTVAFFDGQNVFYSVKASFGYTYSNFSPQALALALCAREGWNLAETRFYTGVPDAAESPMWNTFWNNKLAALGRLPNMHVFSRPLRYSTQEYTCPNGDTLALRVGREKGVDVRIAIDIITLARQNAYDVALVFSQDQDLSEAAATIRSIAREKGRWIKIASAFPANPLRPRGINQTDWKPFDKTLYDTCIDPADYR; from the coding sequence ATGCCACCGCATCCCGAACCGGCCAGCAAACGCACGGTTGCCTTTTTTGACGGTCAGAATGTTTTCTATTCCGTCAAGGCCTCCTTCGGGTATACGTACTCCAATTTTTCCCCACAGGCGCTTGCCCTTGCTCTTTGTGCACGGGAAGGGTGGAATCTTGCCGAGACAAGATTCTACACGGGCGTTCCCGATGCCGCCGAAAGCCCCATGTGGAACACCTTCTGGAATAACAAACTTGCTGCTTTGGGAAGATTGCCCAACATGCATGTCTTCTCACGCCCTCTTCGATACAGCACTCAAGAGTACACCTGCCCGAATGGCGACACGTTGGCGCTTCGTGTTGGCAGGGAAAAAGGTGTTGACGTGCGTATTGCCATCGACATCATCACACTGGCTCGCCAAAACGCCTACGACGTGGCCCTGGTGTTCAGCCAGGACCAAGATCTTTCCGAAGCCGCAGCCACCATACGCTCCATCGCCCGCGAGAAAGGACGCTGGATCAAGATCGCTTCCGCATTTCCCGCCAATCCCCTTCGCCCACGCGGCATCAATCAAACCGATTGGAAACCGTTCGATAAGACCCTGTACGACACGTGCATCGACCCCGCTGACTACCGCTGA
- a CDS encoding glycerate kinase type-2 family protein: MTPEQRAVLDHILSRALDAVAPDRAVYRHVRRSGNTLHIAGRDYDLAAHDRIYVVGAGKGAAPMAVALEDILGDRLHDGVVVVKYGHTAPLRRIALREAAHPVPDAAGERAANEILDLVRTAGPRDLVLCALTGGASALTPALQPGITLDDMRAATTLLLECGATIHEINALRKHLSAFGGGNLARAAAPAQVVSLIISDVVGDDLDVIASGPTSPDVSTYADCTSIADRFGILDRLPAPVIERLTAGLRGMAAETPKPGDPVFGAVQNCIVASNRLALEAAAEAAAAHGYRPRILTDTMTGEARVRARELVEEATRAADSMPHTEGPFCLLAGGETTVTITGGGLGGRNQEMALAAAIRMDELADCQHIAMLCAGTDGTDGPTDAAGGYASGSTLCVARDCGVDAHGHLADNDAYNFLDRTGHLLRTGPTLTNVMDLAVLLVDAPKGKPAA, encoded by the coding sequence ATGACCCCCGAACAGCGCGCCGTCCTCGACCATATCCTGTCCCGCGCCCTCGACGCCGTGGCCCCCGACCGCGCCGTGTACCGCCACGTGCGCCGCAGCGGCAACACCCTGCACATCGCGGGGCGCGACTACGACCTTGCCGCCCACGACCGGATCTACGTGGTAGGCGCGGGCAAGGGCGCGGCCCCCATGGCCGTCGCGCTGGAGGACATCCTGGGCGACCGGCTGCACGACGGCGTGGTGGTGGTGAAGTACGGGCACACCGCCCCGCTGCGGCGCATCGCCCTGCGCGAGGCCGCCCACCCCGTGCCCGACGCCGCCGGAGAACGCGCCGCCAACGAAATCCTGGACCTGGTGCGCACGGCGGGCCCGCGCGACCTGGTGCTGTGCGCCCTTACCGGCGGGGCCAGCGCGCTCACCCCGGCGCTGCAACCGGGCATCACCCTGGACGACATGCGCGCCGCCACCACCCTGCTGCTGGAATGCGGGGCCACCATTCACGAAATCAACGCCCTGCGCAAACACCTGTCCGCCTTCGGCGGCGGCAACCTGGCCCGCGCGGCGGCCCCGGCGCAGGTGGTTTCGCTGATCATCTCCGACGTGGTGGGCGACGACCTGGACGTCATCGCCTCCGGCCCCACCTCGCCCGACGTGTCCACCTATGCCGACTGCACATCCATCGCAGACAGGTTCGGCATCCTCGACAGGCTGCCCGCGCCGGTCATCGAACGGCTGACGGCGGGCCTGCGCGGCATGGCGGCGGAAACGCCCAAACCCGGCGACCCGGTGTTCGGCGCGGTGCAGAACTGCATCGTGGCCAGCAACCGGCTGGCCCTGGAAGCGGCGGCGGAAGCAGCCGCCGCGCACGGCTATCGCCCGCGCATCCTTACCGACACCATGACCGGCGAAGCCCGCGTGCGTGCCCGCGAACTGGTGGAAGAAGCCACCCGCGCCGCCGACAGCATGCCCCACACCGAAGGGCCGTTCTGCCTGCTGGCGGGCGGCGAGACCACCGTCACCATCACCGGCGGAGGGCTTGGCGGACGCAACCAGGAAATGGCCCTGGCCGCCGCCATCCGCATGGACGAACTGGCCGACTGCCAGCACATCGCCATGCTCTGCGCGGGCACCGACGGCACCGACGGCCCCACGGACGCCGCCGGGGGCTACGCCTCGGGCAGCACCCTGTGCGTGGCCCGCGACTGCGGCGTGGACGCCCACGGCCACCTTGCCGACAACGACGCCTACAACTTCCTGGATCGCACCGGGCACCTGCTGCGCACCGGCCCCACCCTGACCAACGTCATGGATCTGGCCGTGCTGCTGGTGGATGCGCCCAAGGGCAAGCCCGCCGCCTGA
- a CDS encoding tetratricopeptide repeat protein, producing MRHSGRAAPGLATGPVPPPSACLRTGLAPLLCGIAILLATAATAHAASTVTVPFGGGLRKESAIVIARSAARLAALREGMPALLEGSAASFAALAAHDPQRRLAVASAVLTTRVVDARVEGYPPEVRVAVTVLADPPARAEPAANAPRPEAGDGAGAATGPAPRDTLAPDALPDALPDAATSPTSPSSEPAPASAPSRTGEAASDATLPTSAGAAPVPDTADAVRAVLRNDPLLELHEEVLRREAALTEEALDAAQATARHVARHGGDDESPFAQRLGALARSLEALELYRACLSGIPVGTGAAGGQANGGQPTNGQTADGQTADEPASSTAPPTVTPTGATVGGWGLAPEAMLRHMRRAVSLDTRNPLLWNALGEALLLLDRPQDAMEAQDRALKLWPGFARALHARAVCHLRLQMPALAVADATAAIRLRPDVAAHWRVRGAAWQVRGEPGPMCDDFYRACALGDCEGLSLARGRGQCRPSTDGTAAPRADGGPNGSNATATPEAMPDATRNAAQDVDTFNEHVPSGEHSPPTPPRAQDATDGTPRDAGRDASLYELPDDSPAPRTLP from the coding sequence ATGCGTCATTCCGGACGGGCGGCGCCGGGCCTTGCAACGGGCCCGGTGCCGCCCCCTTCCGCCTGCCTCCGCACCGGGCTTGCCCCGCTGCTCTGCGGCATCGCCATCCTGCTGGCGACAGCCGCCACCGCGCACGCCGCCAGCACCGTCACGGTGCCTTTCGGCGGCGGCCTGCGCAAGGAATCCGCCATCGTCATCGCCCGCTCCGCCGCGCGCCTGGCCGCGCTGCGCGAAGGGATGCCCGCCCTGCTGGAAGGTTCCGCCGCGTCCTTCGCGGCCCTGGCCGCGCATGATCCGCAACGCCGTCTGGCCGTGGCATCCGCCGTGCTGACCACCCGCGTCGTCGACGCAAGGGTGGAGGGCTACCCCCCCGAAGTCCGCGTGGCCGTGACTGTTCTGGCCGACCCGCCCGCGCGGGCGGAACCCGCCGCAAACGCTCCCCGACCTGAGGCCGGAGACGGCGCGGGCGCGGCCACGGGGCCTGCCCCGCGAGATACGCTGGCGCCCGATGCACTGCCAGACGCGCTGCCCGATGCGGCGACGTCACCGACTTCACCGTCTTCCGAACCCGCCCCAGCTTCCGCCCCCTCCCGGACAGGAGAGGCAGCATCGGACGCCACGTTGCCGACATCAGCGGGGGCCGCCCCCGTGCCGGATACCGCCGATGCCGTTCGCGCCGTGCTGCGCAACGACCCGCTGCTGGAACTGCACGAAGAGGTGCTGCGCCGCGAGGCCGCCCTGACCGAAGAGGCGCTGGACGCGGCCCAGGCCACCGCCCGCCACGTGGCGCGCCACGGCGGCGACGACGAAAGCCCCTTCGCCCAGCGGCTGGGCGCGCTGGCCCGCTCGCTGGAGGCGCTGGAACTGTACCGCGCCTGCCTGTCCGGCATCCCCGTCGGCACGGGCGCTGCTGGCGGGCAGGCAAACGGCGGACAGCCCACCAACGGACAGACTGCGGACGGACAGACTGCGGACGAACCAGCCTCTTCCACCGCCCCGCCCACTGTCACCCCCACGGGCGCCACCGTGGGCGGCTGGGGCCTTGCGCCGGAGGCCATGCTGCGCCACATGCGCCGCGCCGTCTCGCTGGATACGCGCAACCCGCTACTGTGGAATGCGCTGGGCGAGGCCCTGCTGCTGCTCGACCGCCCGCAGGACGCCATGGAAGCGCAGGACCGCGCCCTGAAGCTGTGGCCCGGCTTCGCCCGCGCCCTGCACGCACGTGCCGTGTGCCATCTGCGCTTGCAGATGCCCGCCCTGGCCGTGGCCGACGCAACGGCCGCCATCCGCCTGCGGCCCGATGTGGCCGCCCACTGGCGGGTACGCGGGGCGGCGTGGCAGGTACGCGGCGAACCCGGCCCCATGTGCGACGATTTCTACCGGGCCTGTGCCCTGGGCGATTGCGAGGGGCTGAGTCTGGCACGGGGACGCGGGCAATGCCGCCCGTCAACGGACGGGACGGCTGCACCGCGCGCGGACGGCGGCCCGAACGGAAGCAACGCCACCGCCACGCCCGAAGCCATGCCTGACGCCACCCGGAACGCTGCGCAGGACGTGGATACGTTCAACGAGCATGTTCCGTCCGGTGAACACTCCCCCCCGACGCCCCCCCGGGCACAGGACGCTACGGACGGCACGCCGCGCGACGCCGGACGGGATGCCAGCCTGTACGAACTGCCGGACGACAGCCCGGCCCCGCGCACACTGCCCTGA
- a CDS encoding BON domain-containing protein produces the protein MKRRILSAVVPVLLLAASVLALSGLGGCAVYSVPQDERTVGTMVDDSTIRTSIKTDLMQRDASDGYAVKVYSYAGRVFLVGEVPSSFRDPAVTIARKVKGVRSVTTHWFDPGTGHTADDLAISTKVRTNLIAEKALSSTQIDHEVYGGHVVLLGMVRAQADVDRAVMVARSVGGVRSVTSYLIP, from the coding sequence ATGAAACGCCGCATCCTTTCCGCCGTCGTGCCGGTGCTGCTGCTGGCGGCCTCGGTGCTTGCGCTTTCCGGCCTTGGCGGCTGCGCCGTCTATTCCGTGCCGCAGGACGAACGCACCGTGGGCACCATGGTGGATGACAGCACCATCCGCACCTCCATCAAGACCGACCTCATGCAGCGCGACGCCTCCGACGGGTATGCCGTGAAGGTGTACAGCTACGCCGGCCGGGTGTTCCTGGTGGGCGAGGTGCCTTCGTCGTTCCGCGACCCGGCGGTGACCATCGCCCGCAAGGTCAAGGGCGTGCGCTCGGTGACCACCCACTGGTTCGACCCCGGCACCGGCCACACCGCCGACGACCTGGCCATTTCGACCAAGGTGCGCACCAACCTCATCGCCGAAAAGGCCCTCAGTTCCACCCAGATCGACCATGAAGTGTACGGCGGCCACGTGGTGCTGCTGGGCATGGTGCGCGCGCAGGCCGACGTGGACCGCGCCGTCATGGTGGCGCGCTCCGTGGGCGGCGTGCGCTCGGTGACGTCGTACCTGATTCCGTAG